A stretch of DNA from Nymphalis io chromosome 22, ilAglIoxx1.1, whole genome shotgun sequence:
GGTTTGATCCACATGTTTCTGAGCAAGGCGATGGTTTCCGGCCGCTGCCATGTGACCTCTATCAAACCCTGATCCTTTGTAATCACTATTTTGAGATCTGAAAGtgaattatgaaatttttaatataaaaatgaaatgtgctttatataatatatatatattataaataagtgtaCTAagttgacgggccggttggcgtggtttattatatacctaattgctttttacgccgaaggttgtgggttcgaatcccacccaggacagacaattgtgtgcatgaacatgtcagtttgtcccgagtctgggtgtaattatcgatGTAAGTATgggtttacaaaagaaaagtagtatatcagttgtctggtttccatagtacaagctctgcttagtttgagatcagaaggccgtgtgtgaataatgtcccatgatattattattatattatactaagtGTAAATAAGTGTAAATTGGTTGACtctaaaaatgtgtttttttttttaaattaatgttgtcTGTTGTAGGTAATAGCTAATTtcttttttctgtaaataataattattttatgcatatcTATGACCTAATACCattaatatctttttaattaaaccCTATTCTCTCAGTTTGTAGCAAATCGTAAAAgaagtatgaatatttttaatattttcatattaatatatttaaagacattgtataaaaataatgatattttaaatcaatgattataaaaaagttatttacatttttttttatatatagaataggaaggcggacgagcatatgggccacctgatggtaagtggtcaccaacaccgatagacattggcattgtaagaaatgttaaccattgcgcatttaacatcaccaatgcccaaggttggtgcttgggaactaagatgttatgtcccttgtgcctgtaattacactggttcactcacctttcaaaccggaactcatcaataccaagtactgctgttttgcggtagaatatctgatgagtgggtggttcctaccctacactggctcactcatccttcaagccgtaacacaacaataccaagtactgctgttttgcgataaaatatctgaggagtgggtggtgcctacccagacgagcttgcacaaagctctaccactttttttttttttttttaagttgtgtTGCTCCCGTAAACTTGTCTACATACATTAGTATTGactaacacaaaaataaataattatttaaattgattacatttaaacaacaataaaaaaattacctgaAGAATGGATGTATACTTTCATCAGGTTTAAAGTCACACTTGCTCCTGTCTACTGCATCATTCTTCATGACATGACCCTTTGTTATATGTTCAAACACCCAATTAGGCACTCTATTTCGACGATCATATGATAAAACATAATCATCATAAGAACGCACATTATCCAGACTAGGGAAGCCGTATTTCATTATTTGCGATatctgaatataaaattaagatacattcttaatacatttaaaaatacatttaaaaaaagaaatatgtattttcttaaggtttaaaattacttttttcgtttgtatatatatatagtaatcattaaatttttaagtaaatattttaaaaaatattgtcatatgtatataattaatttatttatacttttgtaCTTTCCTCTTTAGTAAAGTATGTGTTttttaaacagtatttttattacttaaacttaCCCTATCTTGAGGTGTACCACTCTCTGCATATGGTGTCGCTGCCGATACCGTGCCAAAAATTGGCAGCCCCGGCAAACTTCTTAAAGTTTTGCCATCGATAACCACTGTgtcttttaaagtattaattttgtCTTTAGTACCTATATAATATCCGGCTACACCGACCGCACCAAGTTGGGCAATGTGAAATATTCGTTTAGAAAACattgcatataatttattttattatttttagtagacCTCGCGGAGGTTACGTTAGGTAACTACCTGTCAAACAGCACATTGTCAGTTTGGTATTTTGataatgtttattgtttatattctgACTTATCAACTGCTAGTGTTTACTGAatgaattgttataaaataaacataatgctTATTAGTTCGTGTAAGCTTTTTCAGAAATATATGGTAAACCATGTTTAAGTATTTTTGATAaactgagaaaaaaaaacaaatatttaaaaatgttgttaactCAATTAATTATCTATCTGCCATCCTTTAAAAATGTcataaactaaataattgtCAAATGTCAGCTGATAATTGACAAGTTATAGATCTAAAGAATGAAGAAATCATAAACAGAAGTGCTTAAAACTATAATTCTAGTAAAAAAGTGACTTATGGACTttcactataaataaaatatataatacttttaaatcagCATCATGAAAATCCTATTTAAGAACAAACGAATACTGTTTTTATCATTCAACAAAAATAACTATAGCACGGCGCCGAAATCCTTAACTACATTACGTGTAGGCGAAAAAGAATATCGTACAGATGAATACACTAACATAACACCAAAGATACTGTCCTATTTAAATCgtaatttgcatttaaaaaaggATAACCCCCTGTCTCTAGTGCGCCAACGAattgtaaattacttttattcatCCTTTACACATGGAGGAAATCCTACATTCAGCGTGTACGATAATGTATCACCTGTAGTTTCGACAAGGCAAAACTTCGATGATTTATTAATACCGGAAGACCATCCGAGTCGAGCAAAATCTgactgttattatataaacagtacAACACTTTTACGTGCTCATATGACTGCACATCAGAGTGAATTATTAAGAGCGGGACTTGATAATTTTTTGATGATTGGAGACGTATATAGACGAGATGAAATAGACTCGACACATTTTCCTGTGTTTCATCAAGTAAGTATTACTAAACAACCTGAATGATACTGCTATTAGTGAATTTGCCTTTATTTATCATTGcctaatatttatcattttcataaaattttatgatgatgtTCCcagaaacaaattaataaaaatctaaaattaaagctatttttaatatacattataatattacagataGATGCTGTGAGATCTCAGAGAAAAGAACAGCTATTTGCAGATCATccagatctagatatttttgaACCATCTTTTGATAGAAAAAACCCACATGCCTTTACAAATTCAATATCTGACCCTACAAAACAGAGCTGCCACACTTTAGAAGCAACAAAGCTAATGGAAGCCCAGTTGAAAAACCATTTAATTGGCATGGTTCGTGTATTATTTGGTgaagatattaaatatagatgGGTTGAAGCCTACTTCCCATTCACCCATCCCTCATGGGAGttagaaatttattatgaaaataactgGATGGAAACCCTAGGCTGCGGTATTGTTAGGAATGAAATTCTAGCAAATGCTGGACCCAATAACACCATAGCATATGCCTTTGGATTAGGGTTAGAGAGACTCGCAAtggctttatataaaataccagATATAAGATTGATGTGGAGTATGGATTCAGGATTTTTGACacaatttcaaaataagaatGCCAAtgcaaatattgtttataaaccaGTATCCATATATCCACAATGTACAAATGACTTATCTTTCTGGCTACCACCAACGAGTACTATAGATACATTTACAAGTAATGATTTTTATGATCTAGTCAGGGATATTGGTGGAGATATTATTGAACAGGTATTTATCgataaaattatctaaaataatctttatttaactatacaaaattttactaCTAGAGCTGAAGAGCAATTTTAAAGgagtaaagtattatttaatttttatttctttcaggTGAAGTTAAAGGATAAATTTATTCATccaaaaacaaagaaacataGTCTTTGTTACAGTATAGTATACAGGCATTTAGAGCGAACCCTTACTCAGACAGAAGTTAATAAAATCCATAAAGAAATCGAAGATGCAGCATCTAAAGCTTTTAATGTAGTTATTagataaatttgttaatatataataggaaatatgaagttttgttacaataaaaaagtatttttatgttagaatattattttcttcagTTTGTTCGAATTCGGGACTTCTGACCCGAGATGGCGATGGACACGTGTCTTAGTCAATTATTACGGATTCAAATcaggacaagcaccactgagttttcaagtaaaataaaattgatatattaaagtattttctgacagaaatatTCTTACTGTACTTAAGCCGAAGATTTGTGTCGCaataagggtccgttcacacagaccggctcggagagcatcggcctgcttttttcttttcacacagaccgggtcgtatacgcttggaattggccggagcggagccgccaactatttcacatcgaccggctggaagagatctgaaagcgggtgcgagcgagaaagagcacgcaagcggagccggtcggctccttttattacttcacacgaagcgcgttcaggcatttttaatgacaaaaaaggtgcaaatgcaaaaataaactttactacaatcactcaaaacactgtttccaacgtgataaaaatctgctctcctctccgagccggtctgtgtgaacggaccctcaCGCGGTAATGTGGTCGTGGCAGTAAGCGCATGAAATTAATGTGTTAGTTACTTTGAtaagtgaaaaataaattaaacagaagtcatcatttttaatttaatccattttttttaaaacagaaaaatggttattattacttaaaccaatatatatacaaatacatatttcaataaaaaacgaATGTTTGAACATTAAAAGTCACTACCCTGAGTGAACAactgaaattatttacatatagctCGTGCCACGACTGTGAAACAGGTAGGTTAGGTACGGATCGAGTAGACAACAGTTAAAGTAACAAAAAGGTCCCAATACAGAcagttaaaaacttttaatatattatgtacatatagtaAAACACAAGTATTACTGTTGTATTTTACAAtaactataatacatatatttgttggCCTCTACGTCTATGTGCAGGCACTAGGTACAGACTACTTCACTTAcccgatttaaaaaaagtcatgcaacaaagtttttatatatgtaacaaaactTAATCCGtcaatttacttatttacaaaagtagaaagcaaataataatatagccaAATCAGCTAGGAGACCCTTTTTGAGCttgtagtatatattattattttcataggtAGGTgcttaatatcatatatattaaacgtcatttttaatcataaatatctcCAACTCTTAATACTTTTTGTAACGATCCTCAGCCTCCATTTCATTcgataaatcatttatgttaatgtcaattcgttttgatattttatctaaaggcctgaaatttattttcctCTTCACTAGCATGTAAAGAAACTACTCCAGTTCTCTACAGTTATGGCATTAAATTTTCCTCAGCTAATGTAGTTGTAGCATTCCTAGTAACATTTTTGCttcataagttttaaattaagaaaaaaaaaaaaaaaaaaacaaaatgacaattcTAATTTCTATGCAAAAGCAAGACACGAGATAGCAAGCACAAACACATTCATTGCGGTTTAGTCACTTTTTGTAATACACTACTAGTACTACAAaggcaaaaacgtctccaagctgatttatctCTAAGTAGacttactataatttaaaatttactagtAACTAATATATACATTCACACTAGGTATATTTATATGCACAAAGAATTATTTATCAACCCTGACGTTTAAAAAGAGactatacaaaaaatatgatattttattaaacactgCAAGCTTTATAAGTCTTGATACAAAGTTAGAGATTAACACTGTAGGACAAGTTGtcggaaatattaaattactactCAGGCATGGTTTCATTAAACGTCACctgattttgttatataatgtttagtttaagttaatttaatgaCTTGGACAACAACATGAGATCGATTAAACCACACAaacagatattatttaaaatacttatatatttcatctTATAACTAGTCTCAACACGTATATCAAATCACCTATTCAGTTCTGCAGTCAAAGATTTCaattatattgtaagaaatctaAACAATAAGTTACATTAAGTTCACagatagaaattaaaaattgtttgacttctgaaccataaaaataatatcacagtTTCAAGGAATTTATATAACTACGAATAACGTGCAAGAATataagttttacttttttttcataacgtTATTAATTACATGACAATGCttggcattatttttttttatttttttttaatatcctgggacatttttcacacacggccatctgatcccaaattaagcttgtacagagcttgtgttatgaaaaccagacaactgatatactacttatactatttttatttttgtaaatacatacttatatagataattacacccagactcaggacaaacagacatgttcatgcacacaaatatctgtcctggatgggaatcgaaaccacaaccgtcggcgtgaaaggcaagcatccaccaaacatgccaaccggctcgtcagccGGTTCATTCTTCCTTAAAAAcaaatgacttttttattaaaataagacctATTTATACACCAAGAATACAATCCTCTCCCGAAGATTCATCATTATTAGACTGAAATATAATTGGCAAATGACTTGAAACATGATCTTCTACTAATATAGGCACACTGTGTGAAGTTGCCTCATCACAATTATGCTCTTGTTGATTAAGCGCTTGAACTTCTCTCTGACAATTTTCATTATGACTCTTTGCGTTATCAATATTTTCTGATATATTGACTGATGTTCTTCGAATACGCTTAGCTTTTAATGCTAATGGCTCGTCATCGGATTCTGAATCTATGTTAATTTTATCTACTTCTTGTACCAACTTTTTGGATTGTCTGCTTTTTAAATCTATGATGTTAATCTCATTTTTTCTTTTGCTTTTAACTGCTTTAGTAACTTTTTTCGTCTGCTTCTTAGAATCCCCACTATAACGTCGCATggacaatgttttaaaattgtgtCTTAATATTGATGGGTGAatggatttaaataatttaatcggtTTGACTCCACTTTTTAAGAGGTCTCTTTCTATGAAAGTTTGAATACTACTTTCTTCAGACCTCGTTTCTGCACCAGATGTATCGTTGTTATCTTCTCCAGTTAAATCAATTACTGATTTAACTTGTTTCAAATTCTTGGtggtcatttgtttttttatagacacACTTATGGGTACTATGATCCCATTgtcaatattcattttataaaattgcccATTATTTTCGTAAGCATATTTTAAATCTTCAAAAGAATATACAATGAACAATTCCGGACATTTTGTCAATGCTGCTTTAACGAAAGGATtgttatatatcttattattcatttcatcgtctttattagtatataaattatcagGCTCTTTACTTGGTTTTGGTAAGATGGGAATTGGCTTTGGCTGGGGTGGAATTTGATTTATagaattttcaatatttgtaaCAGCAGTATCTTCTAATGATATGCCAGACATTGCCATAAGATctgatattatagtttttttaggCATATTTGCAGTATCTTTTAAATCTTCTTTTTTGCTGTCGTCTGAAACAACATCcttttctattaaaacattCGAGTCATTGGATAGCGTATGTTGTTGTTTATCCTCTTTGGACGATTCTGTGCTTGAGGCATCAATTTTaggtatatttttgttgttattcaCAAATTCTTTTATAAGTGAAACGGAAAGAGTTTCACTAGAAGCCATATTTGAAGAGCTATCATCACTTGGATGTTTATCAGCACAAGAAACAGCCTcttctataaaagaaatatcATTTTCTGGATTACTGGACTTCAAATTATTTGATGGACGAatctcttcttttttttttaaattagtattatcATCATATGATTCATCTTGTGACGTATAATTTCCGGTTTCATCGTctgataaatgaataatatcacCTATTGTATACGCTTTcgg
This window harbors:
- the LOC126777366 gene encoding probable phenylalanine--tRNA ligase, mitochondrial, whose protein sequence is MKILFKNKRILFLSFNKNNYSTAPKSLTTLRVGEKEYRTDEYTNITPKILSYLNRNLHLKKDNPLSLVRQRIVNYFYSSFTHGGNPTFSVYDNVSPVVSTRQNFDDLLIPEDHPSRAKSDCYYINSTTLLRAHMTAHQSELLRAGLDNFLMIGDVYRRDEIDSTHFPVFHQIDAVRSQRKEQLFADHPDLDIFEPSFDRKNPHAFTNSISDPTKQSCHTLEATKLMEAQLKNHLIGMVRVLFGEDIKYRWVEAYFPFTHPSWELEIYYENNWMETLGCGIVRNEILANAGPNNTIAYAFGLGLERLAMALYKIPDIRLMWSMDSGFLTQFQNKNANANIVYKPVSIYPQCTNDLSFWLPPTSTIDTFTSNDFYDLVRDIGGDIIEQVKLKDKFIHPKTKKHSLCYSIVYRHLERTLTQTEVNKIHKEIEDAASKAFNVVIR
- the LOC126777378 gene encoding endonuclease G, mitochondrial: MFSKRIFHIAQLGAVGVAGYYIGTKDKINTLKDTVVIDGKTLRSLPGLPIFGTVSAATPYAESGTPQDRISQIMKYGFPSLDNVRSYDDYVLSYDRRNRVPNWVFEHITKGHVMKNDAVDRSKCDFKPDESIHPFFRSQNSDYKGSGFDRGHMAAAGNHRLAQKHVDQTFFLTNMAPQVGEGFNRHAWNRLEKHVRKLTKVYDNVYCCTGPLYLPRKEIDGKSYVKYQVIGANTVAVPTHFYKVVVAESPDGSLDMEAYVMPNQKIPDETPVSSYMVPPETIERAAGLLFFDKIQRSKLSRINGKKV